In a genomic window of Nesterenkonia halotolerans:
- a CDS encoding anti-sigma factor, whose amino-acid sequence MNADREYLAAGCALGTLAEEELLEARALEATDPEFADEVQSFRETMGLLAESDDAIAPSAEVEARILAIPRLEQQRRTSQLHQTSQSHPAPEHHSASRSDAQSGGPVPTTNSESAATPESARRTRRRPTTTLFALAASTLLLLSAVLAGVLVNQQQDTTDMEESLTVAEAQAERAERLLAASDLSFTEAEATVGGRVTLAYSVSEQMLHLTPHDMPELPEDQTMQLWLIDEAGPRSAGLMSGTRTEMITEVAMDEGMTFGVTVEPAGGSDEPTTEPVLLADL is encoded by the coding sequence ATGAACGCCGATCGTGAATACCTGGCAGCCGGCTGCGCGCTGGGCACCCTGGCCGAGGAAGAGCTGCTCGAGGCTCGTGCGCTCGAGGCCACAGATCCTGAGTTCGCCGACGAGGTGCAGTCTTTCCGCGAGACGATGGGGCTGCTTGCCGAGTCCGATGACGCCATTGCGCCGAGCGCCGAGGTCGAGGCCAGGATCCTGGCGATCCCCCGGCTGGAACAGCAGCGTCGCACGTCACAGCTTCACCAGACTTCCCAGTCCCACCCTGCACCCGAGCATCACAGTGCGTCGCGCTCTGACGCGCAGAGCGGCGGCCCAGTGCCGACGACCAACAGCGAGTCCGCAGCCACGCCTGAATCCGCACGACGGACTCGACGCCGGCCGACGACGACGCTCTTCGCGCTGGCGGCCTCCACGCTGCTTCTGCTCTCTGCGGTCCTGGCTGGTGTGCTGGTGAACCAGCAGCAGGACACCACCGACATGGAAGAGTCGCTCACCGTCGCCGAGGCCCAGGCCGAGCGCGCCGAGCGGCTGCTCGCCGCCTCCGATCTCTCCTTCACCGAGGCTGAGGCAACCGTGGGCGGTCGCGTGACCCTGGCCTACTCGGTCTCCGAGCAGATGCTGCACCTGACCCCGCATGACATGCCGGAGCTGCCCGAGGATCAGACCATGCAGCTCTGGCTGATCGACGAGGCCGGCCCACGCAGCGCAGGCCTCATGAGCGGCACCCGTACGGAGATGATCACCGAGGTGGCCATGGACGAGGGGATGACCTTCGGCGTGACGGTCGAGCCGGCTGGCGGCTCCGACGAGCCCACCACCGAGCCGGTGCTCCTCGCGGACCTCTGA
- a CDS encoding ABC transporter permease — MSRRPTVIMPRWVLLPAALGALFILLPIVALLTRVDLAELPSLLSSPGALAALWLSLRTALLATALCVILGVPLALMLAQYRFPGSGVLRTLILLPLVLPPVIGGIALLTTFGRQGLLGQSLEILGVQVAFSTAAVVLAQTFVSLPFMVIAVEAAIRGVQKEVVEAAVVDGAGPTQLLRSIVLPLITPGLASGVVLAFARSLGEFGATIAFAGSLQGVTRTLPLEIYLQRETDPDAAVALSVLLILVAVVVIGVTRPRTAPDALR; from the coding sequence ATGAGCCGGCGACCCACCGTGATCATGCCGCGCTGGGTCCTGCTCCCGGCCGCGCTCGGCGCCCTGTTCATCCTGCTGCCCATCGTCGCGCTGCTGACCCGGGTCGATCTTGCGGAGCTTCCCTCCCTGCTGAGCTCTCCCGGGGCTCTGGCCGCGCTCTGGCTGAGTCTGCGTACGGCGCTGCTGGCCACCGCGCTGTGCGTGATCCTCGGAGTGCCGCTGGCCCTGATGCTCGCCCAATACAGGTTTCCGGGCAGCGGGGTGCTGCGCACTCTGATCCTGCTGCCCCTGGTGCTGCCCCCGGTCATCGGCGGGATCGCCCTGCTGACCACCTTCGGGCGTCAGGGTCTGCTGGGGCAGAGCCTGGAGATCCTCGGTGTGCAAGTCGCGTTCTCCACCGCCGCGGTGGTGCTCGCGCAGACCTTCGTCTCGCTGCCCTTCATGGTCATCGCCGTGGAGGCGGCGATCCGAGGAGTGCAGAAGGAGGTGGTGGAGGCCGCCGTCGTCGACGGCGCCGGGCCGACCCAGCTGCTGCGCAGCATCGTGCTTCCGCTGATCACCCCGGGCCTGGCCTCGGGGGTCGTGCTGGCCTTCGCTCGATCACTCGGCGAGTTCGGCGCGACCATCGCCTTCGCCGGCAGCCTGCAGGGGGTCACCCGCACGCTGCCGCTGGAGATCTACCTGCAGCGCGAGACGGACCCCGACGCCGCCGTCGCGCTCTCGGTGCTGCTGATCCTGGTGGCGGTGGTCGTCATCGGGGTCACCCGGCCACGTACCGCGCCAGATGCTCTGCGGTGA
- the modA gene encoding molybdate ABC transporter substrate-binding protein, protein MRSSAGLLAAALLVLPGCTPAPNAGGGHATDDETSAAQITVFAAASLDEVMTAVADDYAAASGVDVEISSAGSAGLLAQLEQGAPADVFIPADEQTMERAVSAELISPPTRDIATNTLVIAVPAGNPARIRSLQDLDTSAADSGGSSPTLVVCAEQVPCGAAAQQAADAAEVTLDPVSEELAVTDVLGKVSSAEADAGLVYSTDVLRAGDQVDSVEIEGAEAHPNRYPAAVLQGSAHPDAARDFIDFLLSEAGQQPLREAGFSPGDSE, encoded by the coding sequence ATGCGCAGCTCAGCCGGACTCCTCGCAGCGGCGCTGCTGGTGCTCCCGGGCTGCACCCCGGCTCCGAACGCCGGTGGCGGTCACGCCACCGACGACGAAACATCGGCAGCCCAGATCACCGTCTTCGCCGCCGCCTCCCTGGATGAGGTGATGACCGCCGTGGCCGATGACTACGCGGCCGCCTCCGGGGTGGATGTGGAGATCAGCTCCGCAGGCTCGGCGGGTCTGCTCGCCCAGCTGGAGCAGGGAGCGCCGGCCGACGTGTTCATCCCCGCCGATGAACAGACCATGGAACGTGCCGTCTCGGCCGAGCTGATCTCACCGCCCACCCGGGACATCGCGACGAACACCCTGGTGATCGCGGTCCCTGCCGGTAACCCGGCACGGATCCGATCGCTGCAAGACCTCGACACCTCCGCAGCGGACTCCGGCGGCTCCTCCCCCACCCTGGTGGTCTGCGCCGAGCAGGTGCCCTGCGGTGCAGCCGCCCAACAGGCAGCCGACGCCGCTGAAGTCACGCTGGATCCGGTCAGCGAGGAGCTCGCGGTCACCGATGTGCTGGGCAAGGTCAGCAGCGCAGAGGCCGACGCCGGTCTGGTCTACTCCACCGACGTGCTTCGCGCCGGAGATCAGGTGGACTCCGTGGAGATCGAGGGGGCCGAGGCCCATCCCAACCGCTACCCCGCAGCCGTTCTGCAGGGCTCCGCACACCCAGATGCTGCCCGGGACTTCATCGACTTCCTGCTCAGCGAAGCCGGGCAGCAGCCGCTGCGCGAGGCCGGCTTCTCCCCAGGAGACTCCGAATGA
- a CDS encoding ATP-binding cassette domain-containing protein translates to MSAELSHHDVIRVAGARENNLKGFSLEIPKRALTVFTGVSGSGKSSLVFGTIAAESQRMINETYSAFLQGFMPSLNRPDVDELQGLTAAIVVDQERLGANVRSTVGTVTDVYTLLRILFSRVGEPHIGSPQAFSFNVASMSGAGAVTFERGREKTKERREFSITGGMCSRCEGRGQINDIDVSQLIDESLSLNAGAITVPGYKAGGWSVKFYAESGFFDPDKPVRDYTEQERHDLLHREAEKVKMSGVNMTYQGLGPQVRKSMLSKDREAMQSHIKAFVDRAVTFVTCPECDGTRLSELTRSVTVQGINIAEVCALELSDLADWLRTLDEPGVAPLRNSLLETVEHFVEIGLGYLSLDRPAGTLSGGEAQRVKMIRHLGSALTDITYVFDEPTIGLHPHDIARMNQMLLRLRDKGNTVLVVEHKPETIEIADHVVDLGPRAGEDGGELCFEGTVAELRASDTLTGRHLDYRAQVKDRVREPDGAIKVRGAQANNLQHVDVDIPTGVLTVVTGVAGSGKSTLIEGSLAGREGVAFIDQTGIKGSSRSNPATYTGLLEPIRKAFAKANGVKPALFSANSEGACPSCGGAGVIYTELGVMETVASPCEECEGRRFRNEVLEYTLGDEESGAKNISEVLNLSVDQALEFFAAGAARLPAASKILTRLSDVGLGYLRLGQRLNTLSGGERQRIKLATRMSDPGGVYVLDEPTTGLHLADVENLLALLDRLVDSGTSVVVIEHHQAVMAHADWIIDLGPGAGTDGGRVVFTGTPGDLISEASTLTAEHLARYVAG, encoded by the coding sequence GTGAGCGCAGAGCTGAGTCACCATGACGTCATCCGCGTGGCCGGGGCGCGGGAGAACAATCTCAAGGGCTTCAGCCTCGAGATTCCCAAACGGGCGCTGACAGTCTTCACCGGGGTCTCCGGCTCGGGGAAGTCCTCGCTGGTCTTCGGCACGATCGCCGCCGAATCACAGCGGATGATCAACGAGACCTACAGCGCCTTCCTGCAGGGGTTCATGCCCAGCCTGAATCGTCCGGATGTCGACGAGCTCCAGGGGCTGACCGCTGCGATCGTGGTGGACCAGGAACGCCTCGGCGCCAATGTGCGCTCCACGGTCGGCACCGTCACCGATGTCTACACCCTGCTGCGGATCCTCTTCAGCCGTGTCGGGGAGCCGCATATCGGCTCGCCGCAGGCCTTCTCCTTCAACGTGGCAAGCATGAGCGGAGCCGGTGCCGTGACCTTCGAGCGCGGCAGGGAGAAGACCAAGGAACGCCGGGAGTTCAGCATCACCGGGGGCATGTGCTCCCGCTGTGAGGGTCGCGGTCAGATCAATGACATCGATGTCTCCCAGCTGATCGACGAGTCGCTCTCGCTCAACGCCGGCGCCATCACCGTGCCCGGCTATAAGGCCGGCGGGTGGTCGGTGAAGTTCTACGCCGAATCAGGATTCTTCGATCCTGATAAGCCGGTGCGGGACTACACCGAGCAGGAGCGCCATGATCTGCTCCACCGGGAGGCGGAGAAGGTCAAGATGAGCGGGGTCAATATGACCTATCAGGGCCTCGGGCCTCAGGTGCGAAAGTCCATGCTCTCCAAAGACCGCGAAGCCATGCAGTCCCACATCAAGGCCTTCGTGGACCGGGCAGTGACCTTCGTGACCTGCCCCGAATGCGACGGAACGAGGTTGAGCGAGCTCACCCGCTCGGTCACCGTTCAGGGGATCAACATCGCCGAGGTCTGCGCCTTGGAGCTGAGCGATCTCGCCGACTGGCTGCGCACCCTGGATGAACCGGGAGTGGCCCCGCTGCGCAACTCTCTGCTGGAGACGGTGGAGCACTTCGTCGAGATCGGCCTGGGGTATCTGAGCCTGGACCGTCCTGCCGGGACACTCTCCGGTGGTGAGGCGCAGCGGGTGAAGATGATCCGACACCTCGGTTCGGCGCTGACCGACATCACCTATGTCTTCGACGAGCCCACCATCGGACTGCACCCGCACGACATCGCGCGGATGAACCAGATGCTGCTGCGCCTGCGGGACAAGGGCAACACCGTCCTGGTCGTGGAGCACAAGCCCGAGACCATCGAGATCGCCGATCATGTGGTGGACCTGGGGCCGCGCGCAGGGGAGGACGGCGGCGAGCTGTGCTTCGAAGGCACGGTGGCGGAGCTTCGTGCATCCGACACGCTCACCGGCCGACACCTGGACTACCGCGCGCAGGTCAAAGACCGAGTGCGCGAGCCTGACGGGGCGATCAAGGTCCGCGGGGCGCAGGCCAACAACCTGCAGCACGTGGATGTCGACATCCCCACCGGCGTGCTCACCGTGGTCACCGGCGTGGCCGGCTCGGGAAAGTCCACGCTGATCGAGGGCAGCCTGGCCGGGCGTGAGGGCGTCGCGTTCATCGATCAGACCGGGATCAAAGGTTCCTCCCGCTCCAACCCAGCGACCTACACGGGACTGCTCGAACCCATCCGCAAGGCCTTCGCCAAGGCCAACGGCGTCAAGCCTGCGCTGTTCAGCGCGAACTCCGAAGGCGCCTGCCCCAGCTGCGGCGGTGCAGGTGTGATCTACACCGAACTGGGCGTGATGGAGACCGTGGCGAGCCCCTGCGAGGAGTGCGAGGGTCGGCGCTTCCGCAACGAGGTGCTCGAGTACACACTCGGAGACGAGGAGAGCGGGGCCAAGAACATCAGCGAAGTCCTCAACCTCTCCGTGGACCAGGCTCTCGAGTTCTTCGCCGCCGGAGCCGCCCGACTGCCGGCCGCGTCAAAGATCCTGACCCGATTGAGCGACGTCGGGCTGGGCTACCTGCGGCTGGGTCAGCGGCTGAACACGCTCTCCGGCGGTGAGCGTCAGCGCATCAAGCTTGCCACCAGGATGTCAGACCCAGGAGGGGTCTATGTGCTGGACGAGCCCACCACCGGGCTGCACCTGGCGGACGTGGAGAACCTGCTCGCGCTGCTCGACCGGCTGGTCGACTCCGGAACCTCGGTGGTGGTGATCGAGCATCATCAGGCGGTGATGGCGCACGCCGACTGGATCATCGACCTGGGGCCCGGAGCAGGCACCGACGGCGGCCGTGTGGTCTTCACCGGCACCCCGGGAGATCTCATCTCCGAGGCCTCCACGCTCACCGCAGAGCATCTGGCGCGGTACGTGGCCGGGTGA
- a CDS encoding pyridoxal phosphate-dependent aminotransferase has translation MPGFEVMSILGRIDAMRAEGRDVVSLTAGEPGSGAPVGVNQAAAQIHANNTVLNYTAAMGIMPLREAIAEHYRRWYGVSVPVERIAVTTGSSGAFMLSFLAAFDPGDRVALARPGYPAYRNILTALGIEVVDLDCGPAERFQPTVAQLEAQRRSGGLAGVILASPANPTGTMIDREKLTTLSGWCAEHEVQLVSDEIYHGISFGAENVSASEIDARAVVISSFSKYWGMPGWRLGWMVLPEHLVDPVSRLAGNVALCPPHATQLAAVEAFTPESLSFAAGQVHGYAAARQVVLSQLGDLGWGEVAPADGAFYVYAHLGAQLDRFGNSTAYCQALLEEAGVAIVPGTDFDPVAGAQWVRLSLAPGEPAVAEGIRRILQFQQGHAQPERIS, from the coding sequence GTGCCCGGTTTCGAAGTGATGAGCATCCTGGGTCGGATCGACGCCATGCGCGCCGAGGGCCGGGATGTGGTCTCGCTGACCGCAGGAGAGCCCGGATCCGGTGCCCCGGTGGGGGTGAATCAGGCCGCGGCGCAGATCCACGCGAACAACACTGTGTTGAACTACACGGCCGCGATGGGGATCATGCCGCTGCGAGAGGCGATCGCTGAGCACTACCGGCGCTGGTATGGAGTCAGCGTGCCGGTGGAGCGGATCGCCGTGACCACCGGCTCCTCGGGTGCCTTCATGCTCAGCTTTCTTGCGGCCTTCGACCCGGGGGACCGGGTGGCGCTGGCCCGGCCCGGCTACCCGGCCTACCGCAACATCCTCACCGCCCTGGGCATCGAGGTGGTGGACCTCGACTGTGGCCCGGCGGAGCGCTTCCAGCCCACTGTGGCCCAGCTCGAGGCGCAGCGCCGTTCCGGCGGGCTGGCCGGGGTCATCCTCGCCTCTCCGGCGAACCCCACCGGCACCATGATCGACCGCGAGAAGCTGACCACACTCTCCGGCTGGTGCGCAGAGCATGAGGTGCAGCTGGTCAGCGATGAGATCTACCACGGCATCAGCTTCGGCGCCGAGAATGTCAGCGCCAGTGAGATCGATGCACGCGCTGTGGTCATCTCCTCGTTCTCCAAGTACTGGGGGATGCCCGGCTGGCGACTGGGCTGGATGGTGCTGCCCGAGCATCTGGTGGACCCGGTCTCCAGGCTCGCCGGCAATGTCGCGCTGTGCCCTCCGCATGCGACCCAGCTGGCCGCCGTCGAAGCGTTCACCCCGGAATCGCTGAGCTTCGCCGCCGGTCAGGTCCACGGCTACGCGGCAGCGCGCCAGGTGGTGCTCTCCCAGCTCGGCGACCTGGGCTGGGGCGAGGTCGCCCCGGCCGACGGGGCGTTCTATGTGTATGCGCATCTCGGGGCGCAGCTTGATCGATTCGGGAATTCGACTGCCTACTGCCAGGCGCTCCTGGAGGAGGCAGGTGTGGCCATCGTGCCCGGCACAGATTTCGATCCGGTGGCCGGGGCCCAATGGGTCCGACTGAGCCTGGCCCCCGGCGAACCTGCGGTTGCCGAGGGGATCCGACGGATCCTGCAGTTCCAGCAAGGCCATGCTCAGCCGGAGAGGATCAGCTGA
- the rlmN gene encoding 23S rRNA (adenine(2503)-C(2))-methyltransferase RlmN translates to MSPSKNPRPEPSSSAPKQGSARRAAGQPPATGGGSKAPAGGSNADSSRPQIRPKAEGWQQPMDAEGRPKLQFAQPKVKQPPKHLADMTLDERVTKAKELGISGFRAKQLSVHYFRHYTADPDQMTDLPAETREQLVEEFLPPLLTEVRRLKTDDGATIKFLWRLFDGALVESVLMRYRSRITLCISSQCGCGMNCPFCATGQNGLTRNMSSAEIVDQIVQANRAIAAGELDAPNAAEIAEEQDHAALGEETDFADSEASAAAGKGASSSGVGPQRVSNIVFMGMGEPLANYKRVMNAVRRMVDPAPEGLGMSARGITISTVGLVPAIRKLADENLPITFALSLHAPDDELRDELIPVNSRWKADEAIDAAYHYYETTGRRVSIEYALIKDMNDHLWRAELLAEKLNARGRGWVHVNPIPLNPTPGSIWTSSEPEVMRAFVNRLESLGVPTTLRDTRGKEIDGACGQLAAAED, encoded by the coding sequence ATGTCTCCTTCGAAGAACCCGCGCCCAGAACCCTCCAGCTCCGCACCCAAGCAGGGGTCGGCCCGCCGCGCCGCAGGTCAGCCGCCTGCCACAGGTGGCGGCTCCAAGGCTCCGGCTGGCGGGTCGAACGCTGATTCCTCGCGTCCGCAGATCCGGCCCAAGGCCGAGGGCTGGCAGCAGCCCATGGACGCCGAGGGTCGGCCCAAGCTCCAGTTCGCCCAGCCCAAGGTCAAGCAGCCCCCGAAGCACCTGGCGGACATGACGCTGGATGAACGCGTCACCAAGGCCAAGGAGCTGGGCATCTCCGGCTTCCGCGCCAAGCAGCTCTCCGTGCACTACTTCCGGCACTACACCGCCGATCCGGACCAGATGACGGATCTTCCCGCGGAGACCCGCGAGCAGCTCGTGGAGGAGTTCCTCCCCCCGCTGCTCACCGAGGTCCGCCGGCTGAAGACCGACGACGGCGCCACGATCAAGTTCCTCTGGCGGCTCTTCGACGGCGCCCTGGTGGAGTCGGTGCTGATGCGGTACCGCAGCCGGATCACGCTGTGCATCTCCTCGCAGTGCGGCTGCGGGATGAACTGTCCCTTCTGCGCCACCGGCCAGAACGGACTGACCCGCAACATGTCGTCCGCGGAGATCGTGGACCAGATCGTCCAGGCCAACCGGGCGATCGCGGCCGGAGAGCTGGATGCGCCGAACGCCGCCGAGATCGCGGAGGAGCAGGATCACGCGGCGCTGGGTGAGGAGACCGACTTCGCCGATTCCGAGGCCTCGGCAGCGGCGGGCAAGGGTGCGTCGTCGTCGGGTGTCGGACCGCAGCGCGTCTCAAACATCGTCTTCATGGGGATGGGCGAGCCGCTGGCGAACTATAAGCGTGTGATGAACGCCGTGCGCCGCATGGTGGACCCCGCGCCCGAGGGCCTGGGAATGAGCGCCCGCGGCATCACCATCTCCACCGTGGGACTGGTCCCCGCCATCCGCAAGCTCGCCGACGAGAACCTGCCAATCACCTTCGCGCTGAGCCTGCACGCCCCCGACGATGAGCTCCGCGATGAGCTGATCCCGGTGAACTCACGCTGGAAGGCCGACGAGGCCATCGACGCCGCATACCACTACTACGAGACCACCGGCCGGCGGGTGTCCATCGAATATGCGCTCATCAAGGACATGAACGATCACCTGTGGCGGGCGGAGCTGCTGGCCGAGAAGCTCAATGCCCGCGGCCGCGGCTGGGTGCATGTGAACCCGATTCCGCTGAACCCCACGCCAGGGTCCATCTGGACCTCCTCGGAGCCAGAGGTCATGCGCGCCTTCGTGAACCGGCTCGAATCGCTCGGCGTGCCCACCACGCTGCGCGACACCCGAGGCAAAGAGATCGACGGCGCCTGCGGCCAGTTGGCAGCAGCCGAGGACTGA
- a CDS encoding sigma-70 family RNA polymerase sigma factor: protein MGMHDMGTTGSAADGGEPVHASSDSCRELLLRIQRGDEQAFEQLYREQSSILLATALRVLRNRSLAEEVLQEIFTEVWVNCHSYRPQAGSGRAWLTTMCRRRAIDRVRAVQAQQNRDFTQGVKEAHEYEPDVQDSVLIQVEAARAQTALRALPEDQATAIAMAYYQELSHSEISRRLEVPLGTVKSRIRDGMQRLRAQLGGAG, encoded by the coding sequence ATGGGGATGCATGACATGGGCACCACCGGTTCAGCCGCTGACGGCGGAGAGCCTGTGCATGCGTCCTCGGATTCATGCCGAGAGCTTCTGCTGAGGATTCAGCGCGGAGATGAACAGGCCTTCGAGCAGCTCTACCGCGAGCAGAGTTCCATCCTCCTGGCCACAGCGCTGAGAGTGCTGCGGAATAGATCGCTGGCGGAGGAAGTTCTCCAGGAGATCTTCACCGAGGTCTGGGTCAACTGTCACAGCTACCGGCCCCAGGCTGGCAGCGGCCGGGCCTGGCTGACCACCATGTGCCGCCGTCGGGCCATCGACCGGGTCCGCGCAGTACAGGCGCAGCAGAACAGGGACTTCACCCAGGGGGTGAAGGAGGCTCATGAGTATGAGCCGGATGTCCAAGACTCGGTCCTCATCCAGGTGGAGGCGGCGCGCGCGCAGACCGCGCTTCGCGCCCTTCCCGAAGACCAGGCCACCGCAATTGCGATGGCTTATTATCAAGAATTGTCTCATTCCGAGATATCCCGGCGGCTCGAAGTGCCGCTGGGGACCGTGAAGTCTCGAATTCGTGACGGAATGCAGAGACTCAGAGCCCAGCTAGGGGGTGCCGGATGA
- a CDS encoding molybdopterin-dependent oxidoreductase — protein MTQTARKHPDQAHYGPGQRLLRLIPHALAGVLAAALFLGVADLVSRLFGPTSSTLVALGQAVIRLSPSWLQEFAISAFGNSDKLVLYISMGVVGTVVAALIGVLARSRMKLALGAFSLVALILLAAVLMRPENSAVDAVPTLIGAGLGLLALLLLGGAATGWLRPGDAHPAPHDLETRSGRSRAEESAHSRRRFIGLAAAGTAIAAGSIAFGRSVNAFGRDIGSAAAQLVLPSPAVPAAAIPEAASIGVEGVPPFVTPNDSFYRIDTALAVPELAPEDWTLRIHGMVEEEVTIDMNELLELPLEEHHITLTCVSNPVGGDLVGNATWLGYPIHELLARARPTGDADMVLSRSVDGWTASTPLEVLTDEDRESLLAVGMNGEPLPAQHGYPARLVVPGLYGFVSATKWVTELELTRFDEQTAYWTDRGWNARGPVLVASRIDVPKPLAEVAGEELVVAGSAWAQHVGVETVEVRLDDGDWESVELAAEVNTDTWRQWKHTFADVDSGRHSVTVRAINAEGEVQTGERRDSIPGSATGHHRIEFRVS, from the coding sequence ATGACACAGACCGCACGCAAGCACCCAGACCAGGCCCACTATGGCCCGGGCCAGCGACTGCTGCGTCTGATCCCCCATGCGTTGGCCGGCGTCCTCGCAGCAGCCCTCTTCCTGGGGGTGGCCGACCTGGTCTCGCGCCTCTTCGGGCCGACCTCCTCGACGCTCGTCGCGCTCGGCCAGGCGGTCATCAGGCTCTCTCCGAGCTGGCTGCAGGAGTTCGCCATCTCGGCCTTCGGCAACAGCGACAAACTGGTGCTCTACATCAGCATGGGTGTGGTCGGCACCGTCGTCGCCGCACTGATCGGGGTGCTGGCACGATCACGCATGAAGCTCGCACTGGGAGCCTTCAGCCTGGTGGCTCTCATCCTGCTGGCAGCGGTCTTGATGCGCCCGGAGAACTCGGCGGTCGACGCCGTCCCCACGCTCATCGGCGCGGGGCTGGGGCTGCTAGCTCTGCTGCTGCTCGGTGGCGCTGCCACGGGCTGGCTGCGTCCAGGCGACGCGCACCCTGCCCCCCATGACCTGGAGACCCGCTCGGGTCGGTCCCGCGCGGAGGAATCTGCCCATTCGCGACGCCGATTCATCGGTCTTGCAGCCGCCGGAACCGCCATCGCTGCGGGTTCCATCGCCTTCGGTCGATCGGTCAATGCCTTCGGCCGAGACATCGGTTCCGCTGCGGCACAGCTGGTCCTTCCCTCCCCAGCTGTGCCCGCGGCTGCGATCCCCGAGGCCGCCAGCATCGGCGTTGAGGGCGTCCCCCCGTTCGTCACTCCCAATGACAGCTTCTACCGGATCGACACCGCCCTGGCGGTCCCCGAGCTGGCCCCAGAGGACTGGACCCTGCGCATCCACGGCATGGTCGAGGAGGAGGTCACCATCGATATGAACGAACTTCTGGAGCTTCCGCTCGAGGAGCATCACATCACGCTGACCTGCGTCTCGAACCCGGTAGGTGGTGACCTGGTCGGCAATGCGACATGGCTGGGCTACCCGATCCATGAGCTGCTCGCCCGAGCCCGCCCGACGGGTGATGCTGACATGGTGCTCTCCCGCTCGGTGGACGGATGGACGGCGTCGACTCCGCTGGAGGTCCTCACCGACGAGGACCGCGAGTCCCTGCTGGCAGTGGGCATGAACGGCGAACCTCTGCCGGCCCAGCATGGCTATCCCGCCCGACTCGTGGTGCCCGGTCTGTACGGCTTCGTCTCCGCCACCAAATGGGTCACCGAGCTGGAACTCACCCGCTTCGACGAGCAGACCGCCTACTGGACAGATCGCGGCTGGAATGCACGCGGACCGGTCCTGGTCGCCTCACGCATCGATGTTCCCAAGCCACTGGCAGAGGTGGCCGGAGAGGAGCTCGTCGTGGCGGGCAGTGCCTGGGCCCAGCACGTCGGAGTGGAGACCGTCGAGGTCCGCCTCGACGACGGCGACTGGGAATCAGTCGAGCTGGCCGCAGAGGTCAACACCGATACCTGGCGGCAGTGGAAGCACACCTTCGCCGACGTCGACTCGGGACGACACTCGGTGACGGTGCGCGCGATCAACGCGGAAGGCGAGGTGCAGACCGGCGAGCGCCGCGACTCGATCCCGGGCTCGGCCACCGGCCATCACCGGATCGAGTTCCGGGTCAGCTGA
- a CDS encoding fasciclin domain-containing protein: MKTEMRKTTSLLGIGMVALLGLTACGDSEEPAEDTGAEMSEEETMESEAPMDEESMDEESMESEEPMDEESMDESDPMANLVGASCEAYAEEVPEGDGSVGGMAEDPVATAASNNPMLTTLTSAVSGELNPDVDLVDTLNGGEFTVIAPTDDAFAAIPEEDLNAVVEDADMLTDVLTYHVIEGQMSPDEIAGEHETVNGATVTIEGEGEDLMFDDAGLVCGGVQTANATVYMVDAVLMPEAAEE, from the coding sequence ATGAAGACCGAGATGCGCAAGACAACTTCCCTGCTCGGAATCGGCATGGTCGCCCTGCTGGGCCTGACCGCCTGCGGCGACTCCGAGGAGCCCGCCGAGGACACCGGCGCTGAGATGAGCGAAGAAGAGACGATGGAGTCAGAGGCTCCGATGGACGAAGAGTCCATGGACGAAGAGTCGATGGAGTCGGAAGAGCCTATGGACGAAGAGTCCATGGACGAGTCCGATCCCATGGCGAACCTGGTCGGCGCCTCCTGTGAGGCATATGCCGAGGAAGTCCCCGAGGGTGACGGCTCCGTCGGCGGAATGGCAGAAGACCCAGTGGCCACCGCAGCCTCGAACAACCCGATGCTGACCACGCTGACCTCAGCAGTCTCCGGCGAGCTGAACCCCGATGTTGATCTCGTCGACACCCTCAACGGTGGCGAGTTCACCGTGATCGCCCCCACCGATGATGCTTTCGCAGCCATCCCTGAGGAAGACCTCAACGCAGTGGTCGAGGATGCCGACATGCTGACCGACGTGCTGACCTACCACGTCATCGAGGGCCAGATGTCCCCCGATGAGATCGCCGGTGAGCACGAGACCGTCAACGGCGCGACCGTGACCATCGAGGGTGAAGGCGAAGACCTGATGTTCGACGACGCAGGCCTCGTCTGCGGCGGCGTCCAGACCGCCAACGCCACTGTCTACATGGTGGACGCTGTTCTGATGCCCGAGGCAGCAGAGGAGTGA